The Fragaria vesca subsp. vesca linkage group LG2, FraVesHawaii_1.0, whole genome shotgun sequence genome includes a window with the following:
- the LOC101310279 gene encoding putative S-adenosyl-L-methionine-dependent methyltransferase MAV_4873-like, whose translation MDSLLGFARSPATAFLRRPLTYTSTPIRNGGLSFRAKPNDEIDPLLHDAIHSASLRFRETHRPEPLFVDPYAGCFVHPNAQMDMKQCSHHYCLATKYIDDKLLRTVNHIDGLKQVVLLTDGMDTRPYRLNWPTSTIIFDISPDRVFSGAAEKLKGVGAKIPRSCLFLHVPLESSDLQQTLRAKGFNGNRPSIWAMQGLPVMTLANFEDILLTVSGLSMNGCGFLGELPAWLAETEIVTKASAREWIEKLFMNNGFRVDMIRYEEVAKSLGKELAAGPYKNILFSSEQLRFSDDQMETWRREFQRVEEQGDEEGFEEL comes from the exons ATGGACTCTTTGCTGGGTTTCGCACGCTCCCCAGCTACTGCTTTCTTGCGCCGTCCCCTGACCTACACTTCAACACCAATCAGAAATGGCGGGCTGAGCTTCCGAGCAAAACCCAACGACGAAATTGACCCACTACTCCATGACGCCATCCATTCAGCCTCTCTTCGTTTCCGAGAGACCCATCGACCAG AGCCTCTGTTTGTTGATCCATATGCGGGCTGCTTTGTTCATCCCAATGCGCAGATGGATATGAAGCAATGCTCACACCATTACTGCCTTGCTACTAAGTACATTGATGATAAGTTGCTTCGTACAGTGAATCATATTGATGGACTCAAGCAG GTTGTTTTGCTAACAGATGGCATGGACACTCGGCCATATAGGCTTAATTGGCCGACTTCAACCATAATATTTGATATATCGCCGGACCGGGTATTCAGTGGAGCAGCTGAAAAGCTTAAAG GTGTTGGGGCTAAAATCCCAAGAAGTTGCTTATTCCTTCATGTTCCATTGGAGTCCTCCGACTTGCAACAAACTCTACGTGCTAAAGGCTTTAATGGTAACCGGCCTAGTATATGGGCCATGCAG GGACTGCCTGTGATGACCTTGGCAAATTTTGAGGATATTTTGCTAACCGTAAGTGGTTTGTCCATGAATGGATGTGGCTTTTTGGGTGAATTGCCGGCTTGGTTGGCAGAGACTGAAATAGTGACCAAG GCTAGTGCAAGGGAATGGATAGAGAAGTTATTCATGAACAATGGCTTTCGGGTGGACATGATTCGCTATGAAGAAGTCGCAAAGAGTTTAGGCAAAGAATTAGCAGCAGGACCTTATAAGAATATACTATTTTCCTCAGAACAACTGCGGTTTTCTGATGATCAG ATGGAAACATGGAGAAGAGAATTTCAACGAGTTGAGGAACAAGGGGATGAAGAAGGTTTTGAAGAGCTCTAA
- the LOC101309693 gene encoding gamma-tubulin complex component 4 homolog — protein sequence MLHELLLALVGYTGDLIIDEREHSSSLGIDSPISDHPTFHLAPDISFIQPSERDLIQRIVTLGFYYRELDRFATRSRNLSWIRSAKPSPVLAGKVEKPSVYRRAVANGIVEILSVYRSAVLHIEQKLLAESVPILATVTQGLTKFFVLLPPLYELILEIERDDICGGQLLNLLHKRCHCGVPELQTCIQRLLWHAHQVMYNQLAAWMVYGILQDQHGEFFIRRMEDKDVESSHQDISEKLARMSTDDTSDWHLGFHIYLDMLPEYIQIRVAESVLFAGKAIRVLRNPSHAFRFQDDVLHQQVPRGSQKIQGFSGRFPFHKDPFVEKELIGEEMLPQSEADKIETMLLELKESSEFHKRSFECAVDSIRAIAASHLWQLVVVRADLNGHLKALKDYFLLAKGDFFQCFLEESRQLMRLPPRQSTAEADLMVPFQLAALKTIGEEDKHFSRVSLRMPSFGMAIKSSQIDVPKTDGNSGTAQSSASSDITLDGWDGIALEYFVDWPLQLFFTPEVLSKYCRVFQYLLRLKRTQMELEKSWASVMHQDHTDFATHRNDRVKCSVSQQRRQRSRPMWRIREHMAFLIRNLQFYIQVDVIESQWNVLQAHIQDSHDFNGLVGVHLEYLNALISQSFLDIGSLSRILDSIMKLCIRFCWNIENQESSANTSELEHIIEEFNKKSNSLYTILRSSRLVGSQRAPFLRRFLMRLNFNSFFEATARGVLNVGRPHPAVSVLNQQ from the exons ATGCTACACGAGTTGTTACTGGCACTAGTGGGCTACACCGGCGATCTCATAATCGACGAGAGAGAGCACTCCTCTTCTCTCGGAATCGACTCCCCCATTTCCGACCACCCTACTTTCCACCTCGCTCCGGACATCTCCTTCATCCAACCCAGCGAAAG GGATCTCATACAAAGAATCGTCACCTTAGGGTTTTACTACCGAGAGCTTGACCGCTTCGCCACCAGGTCTCGGAATTTGAGCTGGATAAGGTCTGCTAAGCCGAGTCCGGTACTCGCCGGAAAAGTTGAGAAGCCGAGCGTGTACCGGAGAGCCGTTGCCAACGGAATTGTGGAGATTCTCTCGGTTTATAGGTCGGCGGTTCTTCACATTGAGCAGAAATTGTTGGCTGAGTCGGTTCCTATACTGGCAACTGTGACTCAGGGCCTCACTAAG TTTTTTGTGCTTTTGCCGCCGCTGTATGAGCTCATACTGGAGATTGAGAGGGATGACATTTGCGGCGGTCAGCTGCTGAATCTTTTGCATAAACGATGCCATTGTGGAGTGCCGGAGTTGCAGACGTGCATTCAGAG GCTTCTTTGGCATGCACATCAGGTCATGTACAACCAGTTAGCAGCATGGATGGTGTACGGGATCCTTCAAGACCAGCACGGAGAGTTTTTCATTAGGAG GATGGAAGATAAGGATGTAGAGTCATCTCATCAAGACATATCTGAAAAGCTGGCACGTATGTCAACGGACGACACATCCGATTGGCACTTGGGATTTCATATCTATTTG GATATGCTGCCCGAATATATCCAGATACGTGTTGCAGAATCAGTATTGTTTGCTGGCAAGGCCATCAGGGTTCTTCGCAATCCAAGCCATGCCTTTCGATTTCAGGATGATGTATTACACCAGCAGGTGCCAAGGGGATCTCAGAAAATCCAAGGATTTTCAGGACGTTTCCCATTTCACAAAGACCCTTTTGTTGAGAAAGAATTGATTGGCGAAGAAATGCTTCCACAGTCTGAGGCCGATAAGATTGAAACTATGCTTCTGGAACTAAAG GAATCATCTGAGTTCCACAAAAGATCCTTTGAATGTGCAGTTGACTCAATACGGGCTATTGCTGCCAGTCATCTTTGGCAG CTTGTGGTTGTACGTGCTGACTTGAATGGTCATCTAAAGGCACTGAAAGACTATTTTCTGTTGGCAAAAGGAGATTTCTTTCAG TGTTTTCTTGAAGAGAGCCGCCAATTGATGCGGCTACCTCCTCGCCAGTCAACTGCTGAGGCTGATCTTATGGTCCCTTTCCAGCTG GCTGCTCTTAAGACTATAGGTGAGGAAGACAAACATTTCTCTAGAGTATCCTTGAG GATGCCTTCATTTGGGATGGCTATTAAATCTTCCCAAATAGATGTACCAAAGACAGATGGAAATTCAGGCACTGCACAATCAAGTGCTTCTTCAGATATAACCCTTGATGGTTGGGATGGGATTGCTCTTGAATACTTTGTTGATTGGCCCTTGCAGTTGTTCTTTACCCCAGAAGTGCTCTCTAA GTACTGCCGGGTTTTCCAATATTTGCTGAGGCTCAAGCGAACACAAATGGAATTGGAGAAATCATGGGCCTCTGTAATGCATCAGGATCACACAGATTTTGCCACACATCGGAATGATCGTGTAAAATGCTCGGTATCACAACAGCGAAGGCAGCGAAGCAGACCAATGTGGCGAATTAGAGAGCATATGGCTTTCTTGATCAGAAATCTTCAATTTTATATACAG GTGGATGTGATAGAATCCCAATGGAATGTTCTGCAAGCTCATATCCAAGATTCTCATGACTTTAATGGACTTGTAGGCGTCCATCTGGA GTACTTAAATGCTCTAATTTCACAATCTTTCTTGGACATTGGCTCTTTATCAAGGATACTTGACAGCATAATGAAACTTTGCATTCGTTTCTGCTGGAACATTGAGAACCAAGAAAGCAGTGCAAATACATCTGAATTGGAACATATTATAGAG GAATTCAACAAGAAATCGAACTCCCTGTACACGATATTGCGCAGTAGTAGGCTTGTAGGGAGTCAGCGAGCCCCATTTCTTAGGCGTTTTCTGATGCGTCTGAACTTCAATTCCTTCTTTGAG GCCACAGCTAGAGGTGTGCTGAATGTTGGTAGACCCCACCCTGCAGTGTCTGTTTTGAATCAACAGTAG
- the LOC101309412 gene encoding uncharacterized protein LOC101309412 — MAETKRKSRDDGRRQQSKKPRTNKKGKGAADKAERKGPRLPNALRKELERLNPRTADSDEEVPSDEEALAQDLYEYEEGRPEEESKKNRRFDPVDNLDYELPEDFEDENVSSDDDNEGGNGGESEVQMENDARRIREIPSEGRKKKINNVVVSEAYPESEYNPTRDVLEGEGVLSIGDLLDPLQGKHGFSKLRKRVHTLEKKSAPIQAPLPKPVQERVERNAAYDKSKEELWKWESTVKNNRRAPTIYFDADRDLGPSSVGTIASEFEPRTQFEKKMASVLHVGEVMDAHRKDGSRLLELNKVSAEDEKDRQNRIAKMRSLLFRHDLKSKHIKNIKSKTYRRLSKKDKLKANSLQSQMDPEASKELAKKQEYERAKERMTLKHKGKSKWAQRIKERGIDVQDDGTRAAIAEQQHLHAQLTRKINSMKDSDTSSDDVSDDDDDDDFDVSADNEGRASKLLEKAKEKTLKLLHEDNEVPNSGVLSLPFMERATKKKKEAAAEEAKLALQEYDSWENQLGGSGGGKSPKVGRTSGRMVFNGKEAPESSKKTKSDDKNRSDNYYGDSDSEDDLEPISISPVGKNRSNEKMKDANISPVLLHEDSENHKDPFFKNIDGSVQDPGPQATHEVSIFASGAWRKMNGSDANANSKKSSASLQSVVLDPNVQEPVKDLDDDSDSDSEEQMADGVFSAVPEPSYELPSQEELIRQAFAADNVEDEFKKTKEDILNEENPEPEKPTLLPGWGQWTNVQKKKGIPSYMQMEHESAKKKREEALKGRKDANLKHVIISEKPPNKKAQKLFTQSLPYPFTSKDVFEQSIRMPLGPEFNPASMVGALNRPEVIKKTGVIIKPIEFEEVNAYEKIEGHKKSGQKHEKNSKSKSNSNSGKNMTKMKTKITRVT; from the exons ATGGCGGAGACGAAGCGAAAATCCAGAGACGACGGAAGGAGACAACAGAGCAAGAAGCCGAGAACGAACAAGAAAGGCAAGGGCGCCGCCGATAAGGCAGAAAGAAAAGGCCCTCGCTTGCCCAACGCTCTGCGCAAGGAGCTCGAGCGCTTAAACCCTAGAACCGCCGACTCCGACGAGGAGGTTCCTTCCGATGAAGAGGCTTTGGCTCAGGACCTTTACGAGTACGAGGAGGGACGCCCCGAGGAGGAGTCTAAGAAGAACCGACGATTCGATCCCGTCGATAACCTCGATTACGAATTACCTGAGGATTTTGAG GATGAAAATGTGTCATCAGATGATGACAATGAGGGCGGGAACGGCGGAGAGAGCGAGGTTCAGATGGAAAATGATGCAAGGAGAATCAGAGAAATTCCGAGTGAAG GGAGGAAGAAGAAGATAAACAATGTTGTAGTGTCAGAGGCGTATCCTGAGTCCGAGTATAATCCTACCCGTGATGTGTTGGAGGGTGAAGGAGTGCTTAGCATCGGAGACCTTTTGGACCCTCTCCAAGGGAAACATGGTTTTAGCAAACTTAGGAAGAGAGTGCATACCCTGGAGAAGAAATCTGCACCTATTCAAGCTCCACTTCCCAAGCCTGTGCAGGAGAGAGTGGAGAGGAATGCAGCGTATGACAAGTCAAAGGAAGAGTTATGGAAGTGGGAGTCAACTGTAAAGAATAATAGGAGAGCACCTACCATATACTTTGATGCTGATAGGGATCTAGGGCCTTCATCCGTGGGAACAATAGCATCTGAATTTGAACCTCGAACTCAGTTCGAGAAGAAAATGGCTTCAGTACTTCATGTTGGCGAGGTTATGGATGCTCACAGAAAAGATGGTTCAAGGCTCCTTGAATTAAATAAG GTTTCTGCTGAAGATGAAAAGGATCGCCAGAATCGGATCGCCAAGATGCGCAGTCTTCTGTTCCGGCATGACTTGAAGTCAAAACACATAAAAAACATCAAATCCAAAACCTATCGTCGTTTGTCGAAGAAAGATAAATTGAAGGCAAACTCTTTACAAAGTCAAATGGATCCAGAAGCTTCTAAAGAACTTGCAAAGAAGCAAGAGTATGAACGAGCAAAG GAACGGATGACTCTGAAGCACAAAGGCAAATCTAAGTGGGCACAGCGCATAAAAGAGCGTGGTATAGATGTCCAAGATGACGGTACTCGAGCTGCGATAGCTGAACAGCAGCACCTGCATGCTCAGCTGACAAGAAAAATAAATTCTATGAAAGATAGTGACACCAGCAGTGATGACGTTAGTGATGATGATGACGACGATGATTTTGATGTTAGCGCAGACAACGAGGGTAGGGCATCAAAGTTGTTAGAAAAAGCAAAGGAGAAGACACTTAAACTGTTACATGAAGATAACGAAGTTCCAAACTCAGGAGTTCTTAGTTTGCCTTTCATG GAGCGTGCAACTAAAAAAAAGAAAGAGGCAGCTGCTGAAGAAGCTAAACTTGCTCTTCAAGAGTATGATTCATGGGAAAATCAATTGGGGGGTTCAGGTGGAGGAAAAAGTCCTAAAGTAGGCCGTACGAGTGGAAGAATGGTTTTTAATGGAAAGGAGGCCCCAGAATCAAGTAAGAAGACTAAATCAGATGATAAGAATAGATCAGATAATTATTACGGTGATAGTGATAGTGAAGATGATTTGGAACCCATCAGTATTTCCCCTGTCGGTAAAAACAGAAGTAATGAAAAAATGAAGGATGCCAACATTTCTCCTGTTTTACTTCATGAAGATTCTGAAAACCACAAGGACCCTTTTTTCAAG AACATTGATGGTAGTGTTCAAGACCCAGGTCCCCAGGCTACACATGAAGTTTCGATTTTTGCTTCAGGCGCATGGAGAAAG ATGAATGGAAGTGATGCAAATGCCAATTCCAAGAAGTCTTCTGCATCACTGCAATCAGTTGTGCTTGATCCGAATGTGCAA GAACCTGTAAAGGATTTGGATGATGACAGTGATTCAGATAGTGAGGAACAAATGGCAGATGGTGTCTTTTCAGCGGTACCAGAACCATCTTATGAACTTCCTTCCCAGGAAGAGCTAATTCGTCAAGCCTTTGCAGCAGATAATGTGGAGGATGAGTTCAAGAAAACCAAAGAGGATATTTTGAACGAGGAGAATCCGGAACCTGAAAAGCCTACATTACTCCCTGGGTGGGGTCAGTGGACTAACGTCCAGAAAAAGAAAGGAATACCTTCTTATATGCAGATGGAACATGAAAGTGCCAAGAAGAAGAGGGAAGAAGCCCTTAAAGGGAGGAAGGATGCTAATCTCAAACATGTTATTATCTCTGAAAAGCCGCCAAACAAAAAG GCTCAAAAACTTTTCACACAATCATTGCCCTACCCTTTCACATCCAAAGATGTTTTTGAACAGAGCATCCGCATGCCCCTTGGTCCTGAATTCAACCCTGCAAGTATGGTTGGAGCTCTTAATCGGCCTGAA GTGATCAAGAAAACTGGTGTAATTATAAAGCCCATTGAGTTTGAGGAGGTGAATGCTTATGAAAAAATAGAGGGGCACAAAAAGAGTGGACAGAAACACGAGAAGAACAGCAAGAGTAAAAGCAATAGCAATAGCGGCAAAAATATGACAAAGATGAAGACGAAAATAACGAGAGTTACTTAA
- the LOC101314541 gene encoding poly [ADP-ribose] polymerase 2-like produces MANKLKVDQLRDQLAQRGLSTAGTKPVLVSRLESALLQDNNQTADAGDGSVTKKRGRNSNEDEDSAASEKIKATEKFRSMNIKQLREEATLRGVAATGSKKELLERLCEDSGKDSDDIAATKEEGNDSKEKMVTATKKGSAVLDQWLPDHIKTHYHVLQLGDDVYDAMLNQTNVGHNNNKFFVLQVLQSDDGSSFMVYYRWGRVGVKGQNKLLGPYTRDKAIDEFEKKFSDKTRNDWSDRKTFQSFPKCYVWLEMDYSEKEGQSAVKKNGPALVAQPSEIKLDPRIAKFVSLICNVAMMKQYMMEIGYNADKLPLGKLSKSTILKGYNILKSIADVIDQSDRRMLEQLSNFVIDTPQKLKQKLEMVEALGEIEVATKLLNDDTGTQEDPLYSNYQSLRCDLIPLGADSDEFDMVSKYLHNTHAKTHSNYTVDIVQIFRASREGEAERYRKFLSMKNRMLLWHGSRLTNWAGILSQGLRIAPPEAPVTGYMFGKGIYFADMFSKSANYCYAKNSIKAGVLLLCEVALGDMAELLTAKYDADKLPEGKLSTKGVGGTEPDLSEAQLLEDGVMVPLGKPKENPRKGALLYNEYIVYNVDQIRMRYVVQVNFNFKR; encoded by the exons ATGGCCAACAAGCTCAAAGTAGACCAGCTCCGGGACCAATTGGCCCAGCGCGGCCTCAGCACCGCCGGAACCAAGCCCGTCCTG GTCTCGAGGCTCGAGTCCGCTCTTCTCCAAGACAACAACCAAACGGCAGACGCCGGCGACGGTTCAGTGACTAAAAAAAGGGGACGGAACTCCAATGAAGACGAGGATTCGGCCGCGTCGGAGAAAATCAAGGCGACTGAGAAATTCCGGAGTATGAATATCAAGCAACTCCGCGAAGAGGCAACTCTCCGCGGAGTTGCGGCTACCGGCTCCAAGAAGGAGTTGCTCGAGCGGCTTTGTGAAGATTCCGGGAAGGATTCCGATGACATTGCTGCAACTAAAG AAGAAGGGAATGACAGCAAGGAGAAGATGGTTACTGCTACCAAGAAAGGTTCGGCGGTGTTGGATCAGTGGCTGCCGGATCACATTAAGACACATTATCATGTTTTGCAACTG GGTGATGATGTGTATGATGCCATGTTGAACCAGACCAATGTTGGCCATAACAATAACAAGTTCTTTGTGCTCCAAGTTCTTC AATCCGATGATGGTAGTAGTTTCATGGTTTACTATAGATGGGGGAGAGTAGGTGTCAAGGGTCAAAACAAGTTACTAGGCCCTTACACCCGAGACAAAGCAATCGATGAATTTGAAAAGAAATTCTCTGACAAAACCAGGAATGATTGGTCTGACCGAAAAACATTCCAGTCATTCCCAAAGTGCTATGTGTGGTTAGAAATGGATTATAGCGAAAAGGAAGGTCAATCAGCTGTGA AAAAGAATGGCCCAGCTTTAGTAGCTCAACCTTCGGAAATAAAACTTGATCCCCGTATTGCAAAGTTTGTATCTCTTATCTGCAACGTTGCCATGATGAAGCAGTATATGATGGAAATAG GATACAATGCTGATAAGTTGCCACTGGGGAAGCTGAGCAAATCAACAATTCTAAAG GGTTATAACATCCTGAAGAGTATCGCTGATGTGATTGACCAGTCTGATAGAAGAATGCTTGAACAATTAA GTAATTTTGTGATTGATACTCCTCAGAAGTTGAAGCAAAAGTTGGAAATG GTTGAAGCACTCGGTGAAATTGAAGTTGCAACAAAATTGTTGAACGATGATACTGGGACACAG GAAGATCCCTTGTACTCTAATTACCAGAGCCTCCGCTGTGATCTGATACCGCTTGGCGCCGATTCAGATGAATTTGATATG GTTTCAAAGTATTTGCATAATACCCATGCAAAGACGCATTCAAATTATACTGTTGATATCGTTCAGATATTTCGTGCATCGAGAGAGGGTGAAGCTGAACGTTACAGAAAG TTTTTAAGTATGAAAAATAGAATGCTTCTATGGCATGGCTCTCGTCTCACAAATTGGGCTGGCATTTTATCTCAAG GTTTGCGCATAGCTCCACCTGAAGCTCCCGTAACTGGTTACATGTTTGGGAAAGGGATTTACTTCGCCGACATGTTCTCCAAAAGTGCAAACTATTGCTATGCTAAAAATTCTATAAAAGCTGGTGTGCTGCTGCTGTGTGAG GTTGCACTGGGTGACATGGCTGAGCTTTTAACTGCCAAATATGATGCTGACAAGTTACCAGAAGGAAAGCTAAG CACAAAGGGAGTTGGTGGAACTGAACCAGATCTTTCCGAAGCTCAGTTACTAGAGGATGGTGTTATGGTTCCCCTAGGAAAGCCAAAGGAGAATCCACGCAAG GGTGCTTTACTTTACAACGAGTACATAGTTTACAATGTCGACCAGATTCGGATGCGCTATGTTGTTCAAGTGAATTTCAATTTCAAGAGATAG